The Acinonyx jubatus isolate Ajub_Pintada_27869175 chromosome D3, VMU_Ajub_asm_v1.0, whole genome shotgun sequence DNA segment TCGGCGGCAGGTTTAATTAGCCCTCCCCTCAGAGGAGCGGGCTGGGCTTGGGCCAGGGAAGGGGCCTTTCACTGTCCCTGTGCTTTGTCTAGGAGGGCCAAAGCTGGGGCGCATGCAGGGACAACAGAAGGCTCCTCCCTCGTGCATCCATCTGTGTGGATTCAACATGCCAGACCATGTAACCGGTCTCCCCACACCCAGTCCCAGGCTGGCCCTTTGCTGCCCAGGTGGCCCAGAGAGTTGATGGCAGAGGCCCTAGCAGCACCCCTGCTGGTCCTCAGGAAGGAGTCCCATTAGTTCTACCCATCACACAGTAGGTACCTAATAAGTGTGTGGTGAACTGGTAGGTTTCTGGATGAATGGGCCTCACCCTTCCCCAACCTGGGCCAGAACATAAAGACCCCCTCCACTGAGGCAGACCAGCCATGTGCTGGGGGAGAGCTGACCAGGTCATCTGCACAGCTGGCTGTGAGTCCTGCTGCCCTCCCATGGTCTTTGCCTAGCCTCCCTACCCCCAGTCGgctgcaggaaggaaggaaatgctgtgTGTGCAATGCTCAGGACTGCAGGCAGGCTGAGCACTCAGCTGACATCAGGGCAAGGGGTCCCTGAGGCCAGCTCCAGCAACCCCACAGGGGTGAGGTGTGCTCAGGTGCCCAGCCTGACCCCACCACCGGCTGCCTGGCCTCAGGGGACTCCCTTGGCTTGCCTGGGCCTGGGAATCCAAGTGTGTGCTCTGCACAGAGGTCTGAGGGACAAGAAGACAAGCTGGCTGTGTGTGGGTTACCTGGAGGGTGGGATAGCCTTGAGATGGTGCAGCAGGAACACCTGATCCAGCTCCTTTGCTGGGGGCTTCAGCTATCCTGTCAGTCTTTAAGACTCTCCAGTGCTGGGTCTGAACTGAGCCCCTCTCACAGCAGCTTTGTGGCAGGGATGCCTACCACGAGGATTTATTCATTCCTCATGACAGGCAGGAAAACCGAGAGCTAGTGAGGTGTGATGACCTGCCCTAGGACAGGACCCAATTCTGGACCTCCCTGAGCCCTGGCTGTGCAAGGTCTGGGTGCTATGGATCCATTCCGTGACCTCCCAGCTGGGTGACTATCAGCCTGGGACGATCATCCTCCATGGAGGACTTCCTGGGGGAGGTGATTGTATCAGAGCTAAGGGCTTGAAGCACGGTGGAGGGTACTGGGAAGATGATCCTGAGACATTCTGTCACTGGGAGCTGCAGGGGGCAGTAGtgccaggagaggaggcaggaccCCTGGATTCCCAAAGGATTCCAGTTTGGCCACATGGGGAGGGCCACATCCAGAATGCTGCTCTCTCCCTGGGTCTGCCCATGCCTTGTATGGGGAGCCTTGCCAAGCCCCTCGGCTGTGCTGCACACAGTGACTGGACCTGTCATCTGGGGCTCCAGGGCAGCCTCAGCCCAGTGCAGGATGGGAAAAGGGAGATGGGAGGTGGTGAACAAGGCAGGACCTAGAGCAAGCCTGCCAGAGATGCTGTGTGGGAGTGGGACAAGCTGTGTCATTGTGGTCACATGTCCACCACAGATCAGAGTGTATTTACCTACAGGGCTGAGTGATGCCCTCGGGCTAAGGGACACCGCCAGGCTGGGTGACACTGCCAGGCTAACTGGCACAAGGTGGAGAGATTGATGCTCCGTTCATGTGCCGTCCTGGAACTGGGGTAAGGAAGCTGAGGTGTGGTGAGGGAGCCATGTGCCGGCCACACAACCCTCTGGGGCAAAGCCACGTGGGCAGTGGGTGTGTCTGAACGAGCATGGTGGCCTCAGGTAGGTCCACTGCTGCTCAGGCATGTCATTTCatgcctctgggcctcagtgtcatCATCGGCACACTGGGGATGTCAGCAGCCTCTTCCTGGGAGGACACGCATGTgagagctggggcagggctggggcagcgCTGTAACCAGGGCAGAAGCCCTGGCTGTGAGGAGGGGCCTCCAACCTGCTGCCCGAAGCCCCAGTTCATCCAATAAACACTTCCCTGTAAACATGTTTCCGGCATGTTCTTGGTCTCACTGGACATCAGTCTACCATCAGCTGCTGAACATTCTAATTCTTTCGATTACTGTGCAAAAAGCCCAGAAGCCAGATAAATGGGGGCAGGTTCCGCtattccaggatctgagccaacCATGTAGCCCCTGGGTGGATGGCAGCATAGAGTGGTCCCAGGGACCTCTTGGCCCTCAAGAAGGTCTGTGGCTGTGCCTCACTGCCGTCCCAGGACCCCAGAGTCAGGGCTGCCAGAGAAGTGACCCTCTGGAGCAGCCCAGCCCTGACCCCAGCACCTTGAGAGGGCTAATCACCCGCTCAATTCATCCTCAGCGAGCCCCGGCCCCGGGGTAACCCTCCACTGATTGCTCTTGGCGGTGTTGACCTGTGAGCTGTGATGGATGCTCTGTCCACAGGTTGCCCTGTGGCTGGCCTGGCATCTTTGGATTGGGGCCAGGAGCATCCACTGTAAACCAGCAGCCGGTGTTGGGGGAGGTTAACACACTCAACACCACTTCTCGTGGCTTTAATTAGCTTCCTGTGCAGATCTCAGGGTTTGAGAGACTGAGGCTGGACATCAGCTACCCACCCACCTGGAGCCAGGGGCCCCACCTCAGGGAATCAGCAGGGGGCCACTGAGGGGTCTGGGGTCTGGTGGGGGCATGCAGGAGCTGAGCCTGCCACCCCAGGCTCAGCACTAccactcctccctgcccctcaccagcaCCGGCCGGTGATCTCATCACTTCCTGGGCTGTAAATATCACCCAAACGCTCACGACTCCCAAATTGTCCTCCAGCCTGGGCCCCTCTCCTGAGCTCAGCCCGCACAGCCCACGCGACACCCCCGCCCAGATGTCTCCTGGGCCTCGACAACGGTGGCCGCTCCTCCTGCACCCCCACCTTGGGGATGGGCACCCCATGCCGGCTGCTCAGGGCAGACGCCGGGAGCCCTGCCCACCATCTCTGCCTTCTGCCAGATCCAACTCGAAATGCGGCCATGTCCTTCCTGATCCTCCCACCCTACCCTGCTTgagccttcctcctccttccctcgcCCCGCACTGCACAAGCTTCCACTgcacacacagcagccagagggactTTCTCTGGAAATCAGATCCGGTCCTAGCCCCTCTCAGGACAGTCTCCAAGATCCGTGGGATGCCACCCTCCATCTCCTCCAGTTCCACCTGGGCTCACCCATccacctgcttcagcttctgAAGACCTGGTTGGCCCCTTGTCCCCACTCCTTGTCAAGGTCTAGGTTTCTCCCTTCTGGAGGAGGTAGGGTGCAGAGTCCCAAGAGATGGGCTGTGGGCTCTGACAGTACCAGGAAGGATGAATGTGTGGCTGTGGAGGCAGGGCCCATCAAGGCATCTGACGGTGGTCAGCCAAGGcactgctcagcatggagccctgcaGTCTCCTGAGCTGCCAGAGGGAGGAGCATTGGTGACAGATACAGTTAGCCTTAAAAGTGCCTTGAGGTATCACTCAGTGAAGAGCAGGCTCAACATAGGTAGAGAACGTCCTGTCCTGGGAGGCATGCAAGCTGAGGAGCTCAGGTGGGCCTCAAAGCTCTTTGCAGATAGTCATCTGCCATTTTCTGGTTCCCAGGAAGGTGGTGGGAACCCAGGGGCCACTGTGTTGTGCAAAAACCTGTCAGCCTCAGTTTGgagccctgcctcttccccagatCTAGCACTTTGGTTACACCTTCTTAGGTATGGCATGGTCTGCTCAGGTGAACACTGGATTAAACAACAGAAGCTGTCTGACACCTCGACACCAGATTCCACAGAGCTGCCTCTGAGAAGGCTATCAAGGGCGAGCAATGGGGTCTCCTAGGcccagaggggctgggagaggagctTTGAGCAAATAGTGTCCCTATTcctgtagagcctgcttgagccGCCCCCTCTGAGCCAGGGGCAAGGCAGTCAGGTCTTTGAGCTTGGATGTGCTGGTGTCCTTTGTGCAGAGGGGCAAACTGCCAGGACCCACATAGTGGGCAGGCAGTGCTAGTGAGCCCAGGATCAAGAAGAGGCCCTTGACTCTGTCCTGGCCCCCAGCGTGGGGAGGGTCTGAGCACACCATGGGCACTGAAGAGCTGGGCAGGGGAGCTGAGAGCCTGCTTGCTGCACAcgttcccccctcctccttcctcccttgggCTTCTGGAGCCCTGGCCGCCCCCACCGCCATCTGGCTCCACCAACAACGCTCCCCCtactccctcccccaactcactgTGCTTCCTCCCTCACCCTGCTCCCAAAGGCCCCTGCCCCAGGGGAATGGGAGAGCCTCAGTCACGGGCCACAtggcctcttttccttttgtttctaagtCCTCACGGGCCCAGGCCTTGAGAAAACGTGCATGTGCATATTTTTGCctgtgctgtgtgtgctgtgtTTGCAAGCAcacgtgtgcgtgcatgtgtgtgcatacgtgtggTCCTTGCTCTGCTTGTGTATGTGctgtgtgtgctcatgtgtgtgcaGGGGCATGCAGACCCATGTGTTTGGGATGCAGTGTGGTGGATGTGCACACATGCCTGGGCACATGCCTACATAGGCATAGCTGCAGGTGGCATGAGACCACAAGCAGTGGTATGAGGGTACACATGACCCCTGTCAGGTCTTGGAAGACAGGGGCCTGGTCTTGCCCACTCAGCTCTCCTTCAGGGCCACCTGGTCTACCTACACCCAACCCAtatggagctggggaggggcggcgCTGGCTAGGGTGGAAGGCTAGGAGCTCCAGGGACTCTGTGTGGCACCGGAACAGACATCCCCCACAAAGGCAGCCTCATCCTGCTcctgtgggctctgtgcaggaCAAACACTTCTCCCTGGGCAGATGCCACTGTCAGCCTAGCTAGAAGGGAAAGTGGCCAAGGCACACTGATGTTAGCCTTCATGGCtagggtggagggcaggggcatGACACATCCCCGCTGACCATCATTGGGTGCTACTGGAGTGAAATGGCAGCCTGCACTACCTGGCAAATCCCTCCCCTTTCAGGGCCTCCGTGTGCCTGTGACTGACGCAGGGCTGCACCTCTGGGACCCACATGCCTCTCATTGCCCACAGCACCCCAGCCCGAGAGGCCATAGCTTAAGAAAAGATCTCTTTATTCCACGTCTTCCGATATTTTtacacaagtaaaataaaatgcatatctCTATATACCGCGATCCGGGTGGGAGGTGGCGTTCTGGAACAAACGCTGCCGCTGCACCCTGTAAACATGATGGGGTGGAGATGGGGTGGGTGGGCGGGAGGTGTCCATCAGGGAGGGCCTGCCGCCTGGTGCTGGCTGGCGTCATGGAGGGGACCCCATATGTACACACACCTGACTGCTGAGAACGGCCTCGCGATCGGTGGCCGGTCAGCAGGGCCCAAGCACCGTCCACAGTACCAGCGCGAGGCCTAGGGGGGCCAGGCCGCAGGCGAGGCTGGGCAGGGCGCCTGAGCCCTCTGCATCACCAGTCCCACCGCCCCCACTGCTCGCCTGGCCCAGACGGCAGTGGCTGCTGCGGGTGCGGTTCTTGCGGGAACAGCCTGGCCTCCGGCGAGGGCCTGTGGTGGGGGGCCCCGGTGGCTCGGAGCCCTCAGGCCTCATCCCGGTCAGTGGGGGCTCAGCTGAGCCAGGCAGGGTCCCGAAGGGGGAGTCGTTGATGTGCCGTGGGCCAGAGCCATTGCCTGGTGGGCTGTCGCCGGATGGCACACGTCCCTTGAGCGCGTTGCCGGCTGAGCCTGGACTGCCAGCCTCCAACACTGAGGCCTTGTCCACAGCATCAGGCTGGCAGCATTTGGGCAGACCCAGACGCTCGTCATCAGTAGGCCCGCCGGTCCGGATGGGACGGGAGGGCCTGGCAGCAATAGCACAGCCCTCCAGGTCGGTGGCAGCCAAGCGCTTGAGGTCACGGCCGGCCAGGTGTGGGGGCAGGCTGCAGGGCAGCTCAGACGAGGAGCCTCGGAACTGCTGCAGCCAGGCCCAGAGCGGGCGTGCCCGGCAGTCACACACCCAGGGGTTATCATTGAGCCGTAGATACTGCAGGGAACGCAGGGGTGCCAGGGCCTCTGCGGGCAGCGCAGAGAGGTTGTTGGCAAACAGGTAGAGCGTCATGAGGCGGCCGAGGTCACGGAAGGCATGCGGGTGCACATGGGCCACACGGTTCTGATGTAGAAGGAGGCGGTCGAGGCTGTGCAGGCCACGGAAGGCGCGCTCAGGCACGCTGGGGATGCGGTTGCCGTGCAGGAAGAGGTGTGTGAGGTTGCCCAGGTCGCGGAAGGCGTCATCTGGCAGCGCCTGCAGACTGTTGTCCTGTAGGTAGAGGTACTGCAGGGCAGCCAGGCCACGGAACAGGCCGGGGCCCAGCTCCTGCAGGCCGCAGCGGTCCAGGTGCAGCGTGTGCAGGCGGCTCAGGCCATGGAACGTGGTGGGGTCCACGGCACGCAGCTGTGCATTGTCGCTGAGGTCCAGCTGCTCGAGAAGGGTTAGGCCGGTGAAGGCAGCAGCATCAATGCGGGTCAGTGCATTCGAATGCAGCCACAAGATGGTGAGGTTACGGCAGGCACGGAAGCCAGCAGCGGGCACATGTACGATGCGGTTGCCGTGCAAGAAGACGCGCTGGCTGGCGGCCGGGATATCAG contains these protein-coding regions:
- the RTN4R gene encoding reticulon-4 receptor produces the protein MKRASAGGSQLLAWVLWLQAWRVAAPCPGACVCYNEPKVTTSCPQQGLQAVPTDIPAASQRVFLHGNRIVHVPAAGFRACRNLTILWLHSNALTRIDAAAFTGLTLLEQLDLSDNAQLRAVDPTTFHGLSRLHTLHLDRCGLQELGPGLFRGLAALQYLYLQDNSLQALPDDAFRDLGNLTHLFLHGNRIPSVPERAFRGLHSLDRLLLHQNRVAHVHPHAFRDLGRLMTLYLFANNLSALPAEALAPLRSLQYLRLNDNPWVCDCRARPLWAWLQQFRGSSSELPCSLPPHLAGRDLKRLAATDLEGCAIAARPSRPIRTGGPTDDERLGLPKCCQPDAVDKASVLEAGSPGSAGNALKGRVPSGDSPPGNGSGPRHINDSPFGTLPGSAEPPLTGMRPEGSEPPGPPTTGPRRRPGCSRKNRTRSSHCRLGQASSGGGGTGDAEGSGALPSLACGLAPLGLALVLWTVLGPC